In Desulfopila inferna, a single window of DNA contains:
- a CDS encoding acyloxyacyl hydrolase has product MKAKLLSVLSLLTLTCATTPAVALDKGVSISGGYDFKDEITFIRGAIKASPQWRWLTEGNWYVGMHVDLGFIYLESDADYSTANFPDSLEAISLTPLFRLQRIPYDNGISPFFEAGVGASYFSEDTLQNGDPDGTELGGHFQFEDILSAGLRFGGSQQYELALNYFHYSNAGIYDNNDGLNVFAATFGVWF; this is encoded by the coding sequence TTGAAAGCAAAACTACTTTCTGTTTTGTCTCTGCTTACACTTACCTGTGCGACAACGCCTGCCGTGGCTTTAGATAAGGGAGTAAGCATCAGTGGCGGCTATGATTTCAAAGATGAAATCACCTTCATCCGTGGTGCGATAAAGGCATCTCCGCAATGGAGGTGGCTGACGGAAGGGAACTGGTATGTTGGCATGCATGTTGATCTTGGCTTCATATATCTCGAAAGCGATGCCGATTACTCGACCGCCAATTTCCCTGATTCACTCGAGGCCATTTCCCTGACTCCGTTATTCCGCCTGCAGCGCATACCATATGACAATGGTATTTCACCCTTTTTTGAAGCTGGAGTGGGAGCATCTTATTTTTCCGAAGACACGCTGCAGAACGGGGATCCGGATGGGACTGAGCTTGGCGGCCATTTTCAGTTTGAGGACATCCTTTCAGCCGGTCTGAGATTTGGGGGATCACAGCAGTACGAACTAGCCCTCAATTATTTTCATTATTCCAATGCGGGCATCTACGACAATAATGACGGCCTAAATGTTTTCGCCGCCACCTTCGGAGTTTGGTTTTAG
- a CDS encoding PhzF family phenazine biosynthesis protein — protein MELKIYQVDAFAEEVFRGNPAAVCPLQSWLDDQTLQDIAMENNLSETAFFTGGNGVYHLRWFTPVAEVDLCGHATLASAWVLFNELGETASPIQFETRSGLLRVSRQEDLLVLDFPLQPPEPCSPPSGLIESLGVDPLEVAAADDYLVLVKDEKTVRELQPDFNLLKKVPLRGLIVTAAGEKADFVSRWFGPQVGVDEDPVTGSAHTTLAPFWSRKLGKEMFEAEQVSRRGGRLTCKIEGDRVFITGAAVKYMDGTIYL, from the coding sequence ATGGAGCTGAAAATATATCAGGTTGATGCCTTTGCTGAAGAAGTTTTCCGGGGAAATCCAGCAGCAGTGTGCCCGCTGCAAAGCTGGCTTGATGACCAGACCCTGCAGGATATTGCCATGGAAAACAATCTGTCGGAGACGGCATTTTTCACAGGCGGCAACGGGGTATACCATCTCAGATGGTTCACCCCTGTAGCAGAAGTCGATCTCTGTGGACATGCAACCCTGGCCAGCGCTTGGGTTCTCTTCAATGAACTTGGTGAAACTGCCTCGCCGATCCAATTTGAAACAAGGAGCGGCCTGCTGCGGGTAAGCAGGCAGGAGGATCTCCTTGTTCTTGACTTCCCACTGCAGCCGCCCGAACCCTGTTCCCCCCCCAGCGGTCTCATCGAATCTCTCGGAGTCGATCCTCTCGAAGTAGCTGCCGCAGATGACTATCTGGTCCTGGTCAAAGATGAAAAAACCGTGCGTGAGCTACAGCCGGATTTCAATTTATTGAAAAAGGTGCCTTTACGTGGTTTGATTGTTACGGCAGCAGGAGAAAAAGCCGATTTTGTTTCCCGCTGGTTCGGCCCGCAGGTTGGAGTAGATGAAGATCCTGTAACCGGTTCGGCCCATACCACTTTGGCGCCATTCTGGTCCAGGAAACTCGGCAAAGAGATGTTCGAGGCAGAGCAGGTCTCCCGGAGAGGTGGCAGGCTCACCTGCAAAATAGAAGGAGATAGGGTTTTCATAACAGGAGCGGCCGTCAAATATATGGATGGTACAATCTATCTATAG
- a CDS encoding metal-dependent transcriptional regulator: MLHERYEEILEAIWVAREKNKASIQAIKDNCAIQFTEKELDDLVQNKLILRNNGEIRFTSEGEGLAEAIIRRHRLAEVLVTSILKVKKSKMDEIACEVEHSLQEEVEESICTLLGHPEVCPDGKPIPPGKCCRNQATKVVNTVTSLIELVPGEQGRITYIKPGSHSNLHQLLSFGLNPGVTVTVHRTSPAFCIKYENTELALDPEIVKNIFVWKTSCLI; the protein is encoded by the coding sequence ATGTTGCATGAACGGTACGAGGAAATTCTGGAAGCAATCTGGGTTGCCCGAGAGAAAAACAAGGCATCGATTCAGGCTATTAAAGATAACTGTGCCATCCAGTTTACCGAGAAGGAGTTGGACGACCTGGTGCAGAATAAGCTTATTTTACGGAATAACGGGGAAATCCGCTTTACCAGCGAAGGAGAGGGGCTGGCTGAAGCCATCATACGCAGGCATCGTCTGGCCGAGGTACTGGTGACCTCCATTCTCAAAGTCAAAAAAAGCAAGATGGATGAGATTGCCTGCGAGGTGGAGCATTCTCTGCAGGAAGAGGTGGAAGAATCCATTTGTACGCTGCTGGGCCATCCGGAGGTATGTCCGGACGGCAAGCCGATCCCTCCGGGAAAATGTTGCCGCAATCAGGCCACGAAAGTTGTCAATACGGTAACCAGCCTGATCGAACTGGTTCCCGGGGAGCAGGGGCGGATCACCTATATCAAGCCGGGCAGTCACTCCAATCTTCACCAGCTTCTCTCCTTTGGTCTCAATCCTGGAGTGACGGTAACGGTGCACCGGACCTCGCCTGCCTTCTGCATCAAATATGAAAATACCGAACTTGCCCTTGATCCTGAAATCGTCAAGAACATCTTTGTCTGGAAAACATCGTGTCTGATCTAG
- a CDS encoding ferrous iron transporter B: MKEAFSDEDVPPGYNYALIGNMNVGKTSIFSRITGNKIRSVNIPGSTVTIQSCRLPGEKGRVYDTPGLVSIFSDNEDERAAREVILSEKIGGGINGIILVADAKNLKRSIAIALQYGELGLPMLLNINMMDEAVSRGIEINTERLSNILGVEVVGTIAPEGMGIRELVSRLGELRPLSFTFSYPESIERYIRKVEEILGSSRIASRGLALLLLHRDFGAAKYIEENHGADAVWKCRCLVDLYYQEEPNHARHLLAEFYNILAGRITDEVQLTEPPSRSSLLMRFGDMCTSFSTGIPIAVLVLAAMYFFIGEFGATYLVDTLNSRVFEGMLFPLVAQFTDRLESPFLRDMIMDPEFGILPTGVFLALGLVLPVIFCFYISFGILEDSGYLPRISILLDTVFQKMGLNGKGVIPLVMGFSCVTMALLTTRVLNTEKEKNIASFLLYLCLPCAPLIAVMLIILNQMPVSATITVFSIIAAQVFIAGYLANKILPGSRTALFLEIPPMRLPKPLAVLKMAVAKTYFFMLEALPVFILASLGVFLFERAGGLAVLEKTLGPIINHVMGLPEKSVQVFIKTMIRRESGATELEHLRPIYTNLQLVVNLLVMTLVAPCINSFIVLFKERGMKAGLTINVVVFLYAILLGSVVNYVCLAIGITFT, from the coding sequence ATGAAAGAAGCGTTTTCAGATGAAGATGTGCCGCCGGGTTATAACTACGCCCTGATCGGCAACATGAATGTCGGCAAGACTTCCATCTTTTCCAGAATTACCGGGAATAAAATCAGGTCGGTAAATATACCAGGATCTACTGTTACCATTCAGAGCTGTCGGCTTCCGGGGGAAAAGGGACGAGTATACGACACCCCCGGTCTTGTTTCTATTTTTTCTGATAATGAGGATGAACGGGCTGCCCGCGAGGTGATTCTTTCAGAGAAAATCGGCGGCGGTATCAACGGTATCATTCTGGTTGCGGATGCCAAGAATCTTAAAAGATCGATAGCGATTGCCCTGCAGTATGGTGAACTCGGTCTGCCGATGCTGCTGAACATCAATATGATGGATGAAGCCGTCTCCCGGGGTATTGAAATAAACACCGAAAGACTCTCTAATATTCTGGGAGTTGAGGTGGTTGGCACGATTGCTCCCGAGGGTATGGGAATACGGGAGCTTGTTTCGCGTCTCGGTGAACTTCGTCCGCTGAGTTTCACTTTTTCCTATCCTGAATCGATTGAACGCTATATCAGGAAGGTGGAAGAGATTCTGGGCAGCAGCAGAATAGCATCACGAGGACTTGCCCTTCTGCTGCTCCACAGAGATTTCGGCGCCGCCAAATATATTGAGGAAAATCATGGTGCCGACGCTGTCTGGAAATGCAGGTGCCTCGTCGATCTCTACTATCAGGAGGAACCGAATCACGCCAGGCACCTGCTGGCCGAATTCTACAATATCCTTGCTGGAAGAATCACCGACGAGGTGCAGCTAACGGAGCCTCCTTCGAGAAGCTCACTGTTGATGCGGTTCGGCGATATGTGCACCTCTTTTTCCACCGGTATTCCCATCGCCGTTCTGGTGTTGGCGGCGATGTATTTTTTTATTGGAGAATTTGGGGCCACCTACCTGGTTGATACTCTCAACTCCAGGGTCTTCGAAGGTATGCTTTTTCCACTGGTTGCACAATTCACCGATAGACTTGAAAGTCCGTTTCTGCGTGATATGATCATGGATCCGGAGTTCGGCATCCTCCCTACCGGGGTGTTCCTGGCGCTGGGACTGGTGCTGCCGGTAATTTTCTGTTTTTATATTTCTTTTGGTATCCTCGAAGATTCCGGATATCTGCCCAGAATCTCGATTCTGCTCGATACCGTTTTTCAGAAGATGGGCTTGAACGGCAAGGGCGTCATCCCCCTGGTGATGGGCTTTTCCTGCGTTACCATGGCATTGCTGACCACACGGGTTCTGAATACTGAAAAAGAAAAGAATATCGCCTCTTTTTTGCTCTATCTCTGTCTGCCCTGTGCGCCGCTGATTGCCGTTATGCTGATTATCCTCAATCAAATGCCGGTGTCCGCGACCATCACTGTTTTTTCCATAATAGCTGCCCAGGTCTTTATCGCAGGATACCTAGCCAATAAGATATTGCCTGGAAGCAGAACGGCTTTGTTTCTGGAGATTCCGCCGATGCGGCTGCCTAAACCGCTGGCGGTTTTGAAGATGGCGGTGGCCAAGACCTACTTTTTCATGCTTGAGGCACTGCCTGTTTTTATCCTGGCGTCTCTGGGGGTCTTTCTGTTCGAGCGGGCGGGAGGGCTGGCTGTGCTGGAAAAGACACTGGGCCCGATTATTAATCACGTTATGGGATTGCCGGAGAAAAGTGTCCAGGTTTTCATCAAGACCATGATCCGTCGGGAAAGTGGAGCCACAGAGCTGGAGCATCTGCGCCCCATTTATACAAATCTTCAGCTCGTGGTGAACCTGCTGGTGATGACCCTAGTGGCGCCCTGTATCAATTCGTTTATCGTTCTTTTCAAGGAACGAGGTATGAAGGCAGGTCTAACCATAAATGTCGTGGTGTTTCTTTATGCGATCCTGCTGGGCAGTGTGGTCAATTATGTCTGTCTGGCAATCGGTATAACCTTTACATAG
- a CDS encoding thiamine pyrophosphate-dependent enzyme produces MSSLLNTARPPVFCPGCSHDRIVRALDQALEVMGIAGNQVVLVSDIGCSGLFDVFFHTHAFHGLHGRALTYALGLKMARPELHVIVTMGDGGMGIGGAHILSACRRNADLTLLVLNNFNFGMTGGQYSSTTPVEATTSSRFLNQLEQPLDICWVAEAAGAPFVMRCSGLEKELVGNMVKALEYKGFSVMDIWGICPGRYTRKNSISPKNIQEKIAAMRSYTGVVAENERGEYVKSYREAAEALPQPQPLLSIKKQHTPPSLQKSEILVLGSAGQRIVTAGELLCLASLSGGLQATQKNDYDITVLKGPSVSEIILWPKEIGYTGIEKPDIILVISDDGVKRRRQAFSRMDEGGLVIYAAGVTLPACRAEKLCIDFREKGLASHNWALAALGVLARLNRVITSEMLETAIRKRFAKANIDSALETLRK; encoded by the coding sequence ATGTCTAGTTTACTCAATACCGCCAGGCCTCCTGTTTTTTGTCCGGGCTGCTCTCATGATAGAATTGTACGAGCTCTTGACCAGGCGCTGGAAGTGATGGGAATAGCCGGAAACCAGGTTGTTCTGGTGAGTGATATCGGCTGCTCCGGTCTTTTCGACGTCTTTTTTCATACCCATGCCTTTCATGGCCTTCACGGCCGAGCCCTGACCTACGCCCTGGGATTGAAAATGGCACGGCCTGAGCTGCATGTTATCGTGACCATGGGAGACGGCGGCATGGGTATAGGCGGCGCCCATATTCTCAGCGCCTGCCGCAGAAATGCCGACCTCACCCTGCTGGTCCTCAACAATTTTAACTTCGGCATGACCGGGGGCCAGTACTCGTCAACCACCCCGGTCGAGGCGACGACCTCATCCCGTTTTCTCAACCAGCTCGAACAACCGCTGGATATCTGCTGGGTGGCCGAGGCTGCCGGTGCGCCTTTTGTTATGCGGTGCTCCGGTCTGGAGAAGGAGCTGGTCGGCAATATGGTCAAGGCTCTTGAATATAAGGGTTTTTCGGTGATGGACATCTGGGGGATCTGCCCCGGAAGGTATACCAGAAAAAACAGCATTAGCCCAAAGAATATACAGGAAAAAATTGCCGCCATGCGTTCGTATACTGGAGTCGTGGCGGAGAATGAACGTGGTGAATATGTAAAGAGCTATCGGGAGGCAGCCGAGGCTCTTCCCCAACCCCAGCCTCTGCTCTCCATAAAAAAGCAGCATACTCCGCCGTCTCTGCAAAAGAGCGAAATTCTCGTCCTGGGAAGTGCCGGGCAGAGGATAGTCACTGCCGGAGAATTACTATGTCTGGCCTCACTCTCGGGAGGATTGCAGGCGACCCAGAAGAACGACTATGATATAACCGTGCTCAAGGGACCTTCCGTCAGTGAGATAATCCTTTGGCCGAAAGAGATCGGCTATACCGGCATTGAAAAGCCCGACATTATACTCGTTATCTCCGATGACGGAGTGAAACGGCGCCGCCAGGCCTTTTCACGGATGGATGAAGGCGGCCTGGTCATCTATGCCGCGGGGGTGACGTTACCAGCCTGTCGTGCGGAGAAGCTGTGTATCGACTTCAGGGAAAAAGGGCTTGCTTCGCATAACTGGGCGCTTGCCGCGCTGGGTGTTCTTGCCCGCCTGAACAGGGTGATAACTTCTGAGATGCTTGAGACGGCCATTCGGAAAAGATTTGCAAAGGCAAATATTGATTCCGCATTGGAGACCCTGCGAAAATAA
- a CDS encoding pyruvate flavodoxin/ferredoxin oxidoreductase, translating into MALTLIEGNEAVAHAALHSGCTFFAGYPITPATSILAKMLELLPPRGGVCLQGEDEIGSIGFCLGASMAGRKTMTATSGPGISLYSEQISFAVGSEIPLVIVNVQRLGPSTGSATKGADGDIHFMRWGNSGGLPVIVLAPVDVADCYTLTIQAFNLAEKYRCPVFLASNKEIGLTRESIDLDRLEVPELIERKMFSGDAENYLPFQVEQGDGVPDFLPIGESTLVRQTSSTHGKEGYITTDATEIGAQRQRMKDKLEKHVGEYSFFDFFRTEGSDTLVIAYGVTARAARQAIAEAKGKNASLLILKTLWPVPEELIARKAEGYSSIVVLEMNLGQYVHEIERVLKDKEVLFYGHMDGTLITPAQIREVIADV; encoded by the coding sequence ATGGCCCTTACTCTGATAGAGGGAAATGAAGCTGTTGCGCATGCTGCGCTGCATTCGGGCTGCACCTTCTTTGCGGGATATCCGATAACTCCGGCGACATCGATTCTTGCCAAAATGCTGGAACTCCTGCCCCCGCGGGGAGGAGTCTGTCTGCAGGGTGAAGACGAAATAGGTTCAATCGGTTTTTGTCTTGGTGCTTCCATGGCCGGAAGAAAAACCATGACTGCAACCTCCGGACCCGGAATCAGTTTGTACAGTGAGCAGATTTCCTTTGCGGTGGGCAGCGAAATTCCCCTGGTGATTGTCAATGTCCAGCGTCTCGGGCCCTCCACCGGTTCGGCGACCAAGGGTGCTGATGGAGATATACACTTCATGCGCTGGGGCAACAGCGGCGGTCTGCCGGTAATTGTGCTGGCACCTGTCGATGTTGCCGATTGCTACACTCTCACTATCCAGGCCTTCAATCTGGCGGAAAAATATCGCTGTCCGGTTTTTCTGGCCTCCAATAAGGAAATCGGCCTGACCAGGGAGAGTATAGATCTTGATCGCCTTGAGGTTCCTGAACTTATCGAGAGAAAAATGTTCAGCGGTGATGCTGAAAACTATCTGCCGTTTCAAGTGGAGCAAGGAGACGGTGTCCCTGATTTTCTCCCCATTGGAGAGAGCACTCTGGTGAGGCAGACCTCCTCGACCCACGGCAAGGAAGGATACATTACCACGGACGCCACAGAGATAGGGGCGCAGCGACAGCGCATGAAAGACAAGCTGGAAAAACATGTTGGTGAATATTCTTTCTTTGATTTTTTCAGGACGGAGGGCTCCGATACCCTTGTTATCGCCTATGGTGTCACTGCCCGTGCCGCCAGACAGGCCATCGCCGAAGCGAAAGGAAAGAATGCTTCCCTGCTGATACTGAAGACTCTCTGGCCTGTACCTGAGGAACTGATTGCCCGGAAGGCCGAAGGATATAGCAGCATTGTTGTGCTGGAGATGAATCTTGGTCAATATGTCCATGAGATAGAAAGGGTTCTTAAGGACAAAGAAGTGCTATTTTACGGACACATGGACGGTACTCTTATTACTCCGGCTCAGATTCGGGAGGTCATTGCAGATGTCTAG